The sequence cttcttcttcttcttcttcttcttcttcttcttcttcttcttcttcttcttcttcttcttcttcttcttcttcttcgatatgCACTTATGAATTGAAACAACgaatgaatcaacttcaaatAAGTTGAATGAATGTGATTTAGATAATTCTTCCGAAACGCATCAATTTGATGAGGTTTagattattgaattttgaatcgaattcaatggaatgcaattgctaattttaCTTGAAATGAATTGAATGGACTAAGGTAATCTgtatctgaattgaattgaattgaattgataatatgtaaattgtagaCAGAGTTGTTTTGAATTCGGTTTTGTATAATGGTTTCGTTCACTGTGAGTAACTGTTCAGTTCGGTAAGTACTATAGAGTTGTTTCACCATGTTCATGTGTTCGGTTCGGTATGCAGAAAAGAGTCTAAAAAAATTAGACGAATATATTCTGTTTTGTTTTCTAAgcactatataattgtttcaccataattaAGATTTCGATTCACTGTAATTAAGATTTCGGTTCACCGTGCAGACCAGCTGTGTTGTGGATGAAAAATTTGTCCCAAAGATGGGAATGATTTTCAAGGCACTAGAAGAAGTTGGAAAGTTCTACAAACATTATTCCAAACATGCCGGTTTTTCTACGaaaataaggaacacgactcgggacggagacaagattaagaatcaactaattgtATGCACCAGAGAGGGGAGATGGAAATCCAAGATATCTCCAACTTTGAAGACAAACCCTTCAGCTGGGTTAAATTGTCTGGCTAGAATTTACGTACACATAATGAAGGATGTTGGTCTTTGGACAATTTCCAAAGTTGTTTTGAATCACACACATCCTTGTTGTCTAGACCAGGCTGAGATGCTCAAAGAACACAGGGAGCTTAGCATGTTCGTGTGTCGCACCATCGAAATCCACAAGGAAGCTGGAATCAGAccgagcaaaacttaccaatcatttgtggcAGCAGCTGGCAGCCACCGTGAACTAGATTTTATAGAAAAAGAATTACATCACAAGGGAAGCACGGAATATTTCCGAAGAAGacgatgccaaagaatttgggaagtacctagtaagaatgaaagagaagaaccaaaattTCTTCTTTGAGCTCAACCTTGAAGGCGATCACTGCATTAAACATGCATTCTGGGCCAATGCAAGAAGCAGGGCTGcatttgagtatttcggagacgtggtttcatttgacaccacctttAACACAAACAGGTATTCGGTTCATTCAAATATATTTTGATGTTCAGTGCATGTATATATTTTGGTTCACCATGGTCTGCTTGTTATTTAtgcaggtataatttggttttaGGTTCTTTTGTGGACATGAATCACCACGGCCAGTCGACACTTCTCGGATGCATGCTGATGAAAAATGAGGACATCCAATCATTCAAATAGCTATTTGAGTGTTGGCTACGTTGCAGGGGAGGGAAGGCACCAAAAGGTATTCTTACCGATCAATGTGCATCGATTCAAAGGGCAATTGAGCTgtgcatgccaacaacaattcaccgttggtgcatctggcacattatgaagaagatcccaagcaaattaaacggctACAAGGGACAAAATGAAATTGAACAAGAGATGagccatgttgtttggaactcgtACACAAAAGAAGCATTTAATAGAAACTGGATCGATTTCCTCAAAATGTACGGCCTCGGAGGTAACAAGTGGTTTTCAGGTAATTGAGATTTCAATTCgaattattttcatgctcatatcTTTTTTTCCCAAAGCATGCACTGTTTTTGGTTCACCACACCTTATGGGTTCGGTTTGTTTTTTGCAGAGTTGTACGAGGATCAGCATATATGGATTCCAATTTacttggatcaccacttctgggctgggatgagaagcacacaaaggagcgagagcatgcattcatttttcaaTAAGTTCATCACACGGAATAGCTCCTTGAGACAATTTGTGAAGCAATACGACAATTGCCTAGCAAGCACAGAGAGAATTCGATGCTGTAGATTTTCACATTGTGATACCGTGCgcaacaaaatcagcaatagaGGCACATTTTCAGCATCTATATACCCATGAGAAGTTCAAGGAAGTTCAAGCTCAATTCAGAGGCAAAGTGAACTGTATCACAAGATTAATGCATTCCGCCCTAGGTTTCACAACATATGAAGTCATAGAGCAGGTTTccaactccacattcaacaagtttgtcgTCACCTACGACGCAGTATCACGAGATGTAAAGTGCCATTTCTTGCTGTTTGAGTCTAGGGGCATATTGTACCGCCATTCCCTAAGCGTCCTAAGCTTTGAGCGAGTGGATAACGTGGCACCGAAATACATATTGGAACGGtggagcaagaacataaagaggaggaatacacacatcaagagcagtcAAGATGAACCTCTACTGGAGCCGAGAAGTAAGAGATTTGACAAATTGGTGTTTCGGTCGCACAATATATGTGAATTTGCATCCGAGTCTGAAGAGTTGACCGGAATTCTGCACCGAGCATTTGACAAGTTCAAGGTGGAGATGGAAGAATATCAAGAGAGAAGCAAAGAAAAAAGTTTGTTAACCCACAAAGAAGCAACATTAAGCAATGTGAATGATCTTCAAAGCCCACCATGTGTCAAAACAAGAGGCCAGTCCAAGAACATACTTGGATCAAACCTGGAAAAAAAAAGATCTCAAAtgccatgaagaaaaagaaaaagacagctcCAAGCAAGGTAAAATTGACTTGCTTTTGATTAGGTAAAAATTCAATTGTTTATTTTGCTAATATACAATTAATTATGTCTTTTGTAGTTGAACCTTTTAGACTCCGGATCATCGATTCAGTCAAGCTCCACTCTTTACAATGCACCAGATATGAATTATCCAAGAGAGGATTGTacaagttttagtttttattaatgtaaatttttgTTCACCCATGAGCAAATTTCGGTTTACCATGGTTATAGCAGGGTTAATTTCTGACTGTTgttagtctttaatgaataatcactttttttgtgaaattctttattcCAAAAGTTAATTTTTTCTTTATTGAATAGTCAACTTATTTTGATATGTCAGAGAGTTCAGGTGTTTCTGAAACTGAATAATGAtagaaacattttttttataattagttCTTTGAATTTCTGTACAGTATGTTTTCAACTTTCGGTTCGACTAGTGTaataatttcggttcactgtATTTTTTGGTGTTCTTCACCTATTGGTAGGTACAATGATTGCAGTCACTGGAGAACCTGGAACAAATCAGCAGCCAGACGGTTCCAAGaaatatataaattaacatcTCAGAATAACAGAACAATGAGTAATCCTTCTTGAATCAGATATAAATATTAACATGAGGTTAATGGTGAATAATTGGAATTTGTTATGAGAAATCTAAAagagtaacataaatatttttaacttacatTGGTGGAGTTTTAAAACTCTTTCTTGGatggattttcttttttctaaaatattttaccgTGCTTTCTGGggtatttttcataaaaaaaagataacaaattaaaattagaaacctAGATTAGGGGTTAGtgtttaggattttagggtttaggggttaagtattagggttttgggtttaggggtttaggatttatgggttcagggtttaTGGGTTCATTATTTATAGttcagagtttagggtttagggtttagggtttaaggtttagggtttagggtttagtgtttagggcttagggtttaagggttagggtttaggggttcaaggttcagggttttggtttagggttttaggggtttagggtttatgggttcagggttcagtgttcaTGGTTCAGGGGTCAcgattcagggtttagggtttagaggttcagggttttgggtttaggattttaggggtttagggtttatgggttcagggttcagggtttagtgtTCATGGTTCAGTGTTcatggttcagggtttagggtttagggtttacgggttaggatttagggtttaggtgtTCAGGTTTTGGGGGTTTAGGGGTTCATGGTTCatgggttcagggtttagggtttagggttcagagttcaaggttcagggttcagggttcagggtttagggttcaggggtTCATCTTGACTTGTTTTCGGTTAGGTAAAAATTCAATTGTGCATTTTGCTAATATACAATTAATTATGTTTTTTGTTGTTGAACCTTTTAGACGCCGGATCATCGATTCAGTCAAGCTCCACTCTTTACAATGCACCAGATATGAATTATCCAAGAAAGGACTATAcgagttttagtttttattaatatgAATTTTCGTTCACCCATGAGCAAATTTCGGTTCACCAAGGTTATAGGAGGGTAAATTTCTGACTGTTGTTAGTCTTTaatcaatagtcactttttttgTAAAATTCTTTATTCCAAAAGTCAATTTTTTCTTTATTGAATAGTCTCTGAATTTTTGTACAATGTGTTTGCAACTCCCGGTTCGACTAGTGT is a genomic window of Arachis ipaensis cultivar K30076 chromosome B06, Araip1.1, whole genome shotgun sequence containing:
- the LOC107646688 gene encoding protein FAR1-RELATED SEQUENCE 1-like; its protein translation is MSHVVWNSYTKEAFNRNWIDFLKMYGLGGNKWFSGFTTYEVIEQVSNSTFNKFVVTYDAVSRDVKCHFLLFESRGILYRHSLSVLSFERVDNVAPKYILERWSKNIKRRNTHIKSSQDEPLLEPRSKRFDKLVFRSHNICEFASESEELTGILHRAFDKFKVEMEEYQERSKEKSLLTHKEATLSNVNDLQSPPCVKTRGQSKNILGSNLEKKRSQMP